From a single Sulfolobus sp. E5-1-F genomic region:
- a CDS encoding ABC transporter permease, protein MNRILLTVSALVKDNLRNRFVIFWIIIFPIIITLLFGLVFGGFSSYFHVTVAVEGDYGLAKYLNSTEIFQGVTNVSLNYAVEHDYIYVKVNGNNFTIYTSKQNQEFVPVLESVIEQYYQKVNNTRDFTVLQISSYTYYYYLISGIIGIISLSNGILSTIGVSASYFRDRIIERLATSPLKSYEWVISLIIYVIIITLISTATVIILGILFGFIPIIGIEFLGFLAISTLLFGGLGAIIYGLTPKDKIFLSEIVANVLVFPLMFLSNAFFPPSVYPPIVRTFVEYQPLSVVITIIRDLIVYGVSPNPILVSIVSLLTIIFLYTGGLLLKLREIS, encoded by the coding sequence ATGAATAGGATATTATTAACAGTTTCTGCATTGGTTAAGGATAATTTAAGGAATAGATTTGTAATCTTCTGGATAATTATATTTCCTATTATCATAACGTTACTATTCGGTCTCGTATTTGGGGGGTTTAGTAGTTATTTTCACGTTACTGTTGCAGTTGAGGGAGATTATGGTCTAGCTAAGTATCTTAATTCTACGGAGATATTCCAGGGAGTAACAAACGTAAGTTTAAACTACGCAGTAGAGCATGATTATATTTACGTTAAGGTGAATGGGAATAATTTCACAATATATACTAGTAAGCAAAATCAAGAGTTTGTGCCAGTATTAGAGTCAGTTATTGAACAATATTATCAAAAAGTTAATAATACACGTGACTTTACAGTGTTACAAATATCAAGCTATACTTATTATTATTATTTGATATCTGGAATAATAGGGATAATATCACTATCTAATGGAATACTTAGTACAATAGGAGTTTCGGCAAGTTATTTTAGAGATAGAATAATCGAAAGGCTAGCTACATCTCCATTGAAGAGTTATGAATGGGTTATCTCACTAATAATCTACGTGATCATTATAACACTAATTTCTACGGCTACAGTAATAATTTTGGGAATTCTATTTGGTTTTATACCAATAATAGGTATAGAATTCTTAGGATTCTTAGCAATTTCAACCTTATTATTTGGTGGTCTAGGAGCGATAATCTACGGATTAACACCAAAGGATAAGATATTTCTTTCAGAGATAGTGGCTAACGTTTTAGTATTTCCACTGATGTTCTTGAGTAATGCTTTCTTCCCTCCTAGTGTATATCCACCAATAGTAAGAACATTTGTCGAATACCAACCATTATCTGTAGTTATAACAATTATACGGGATTTAATAGTATATGGTGTATCACCAAATCCCATACTGGTCTCTATAGTGTCCCTCTTAACTATAATTTTCCTTTATACCGGAGGTCTGCTTTTGAAGTTAAGAGAAATTAGCTAA
- a CDS encoding enoyl-CoA hydratase/isomerase family protein, giving the protein MPIEVYEYDNYILLKFYPKEDKYNLFNVEFMTQMIDTLSTINENKSKRFLIIRGEDNFGAGADIRELIKASNDSEFAVTFFTYMREVFHKMLDINKIVISQVKKIAYGASMELLLLSDYVISESKAVFATPGVKIGLFPPVLSSIGQFILGYNNVKRIAMKGEVIDANEAKSIGLVHIVNDDFDKATFELIKELSISSPSATLYIKRNMLRPFRDYIDKAFNDLTVQIQSEEAREGLLSFLNKTNPPWF; this is encoded by the coding sequence ATGCCTATTGAAGTTTATGAATATGATAACTATATTTTATTGAAATTTTACCCAAAAGAAGATAAATATAATTTATTTAATGTTGAGTTCATGACACAGATGATAGATACTTTATCAACAATAAATGAGAACAAGAGTAAAAGATTTCTTATTATTAGGGGAGAAGATAACTTTGGTGCGGGTGCAGATATCAGAGAACTGATTAAAGCTTCTAATGATAGTGAATTCGCAGTTACATTCTTCACTTACATGAGGGAGGTATTTCACAAAATGCTAGATATAAATAAAATAGTTATTTCTCAGGTAAAAAAGATAGCCTACGGGGCTTCCATGGAGCTACTATTGCTGTCAGATTACGTGATATCAGAATCCAAGGCAGTTTTTGCAACACCAGGTGTAAAAATAGGTTTATTCCCCCCAGTCCTATCATCGATTGGTCAATTTATATTAGGTTATAATAACGTTAAAAGAATAGCAATGAAAGGTGAAGTTATTGATGCGAATGAGGCTAAATCTATAGGCCTAGTACATATTGTTAATGACGATTTTGATAAGGCAACTTTCGAATTGATTAAAGAATTATCAATTTCTTCGCCTTCTGCAACTTTGTATATAAAAAGAAATATGCTTAGACCATTTAGAGATTATATTGATAAAGCTTTCAATGATCTTACTGTACAGATCCAGAGTGAGGAAGCAAGAGAGGGTTTATTAAGCTTCCTTAATAAGACTAACCCTCCTTGGTTTTAG